Proteins encoded in a region of the Myxococcales bacterium genome:
- a CDS encoding DUF2132 domain-containing protein, protein MSNSGAKDPLHGVTLEHIVCSLSERYGWPALGEQIPVRCFLFDPSVSSSLKFLRRTPWARKKVEDLYVRSLPQGPTPLE, encoded by the coding sequence ATGTCGAATTCCGGCGCGAAGGACCCGCTGCACGGCGTCACACTCGAGCACATCGTGTGCTCCCTCTCCGAACGCTACGGGTGGCCAGCGCTCGGTGAGCAGATCCCTGTGCGCTGCTTCCTCTTCGACCCGAGCGTCTCGTCGAGCCTCAAGTTCCTCCGGCGCACGCCTTGGGCCCGAAAGAAGGTGGAGGACCTCTACGTTCGGAGCCTCCCGCAGGGGCCCACACCACTCGAGTAG
- a CDS encoding translocation/assembly module TamB domain-containing protein, whose amino-acid sequence MPPSLLLPVQRKKRRFAWGRALALVLSVLLALVGLVPVGVAALARTNLVRDFAARETAKLIKEQGVTARYDLSLSLLPLAVELRNVRVEATDGRGPFLEARRAMARPRLFALLAGKLDIDEIDVEGPHVRVVIGKDGKLANLNVTLPESKEKKPFRAPFNVVSVSDAHVDLAVDAFHVTLADVDVDVTAEEVSAVAASDFDIALRVGVARSTWLRMVDPGDAKRRVEVDSEDDMLCDLDARVRVEGGRILVRRFIAHGGVDLDPLGDTFTGCSLPHSDKRRLDLELHHTTLLLPEEGQTFPRVDGHLLVRAPIALASRVPGAPDTDGWVRLEGEAKFSSVDELPDFKGILHAEGVRVDHYTFAQEIHGDLVLRKETDPARKGSQVLESQRLTVRIAGGEANLTRVRVRPLEPASEDAVSATVDIRGVDFVRLMAELGVSQHTHVRWDIDEVHVPHFGGSLVPLKLDADLVARTGEFAVYDSPVADPGRSRIIGLREAQLQSHFAVRPDGVSFVSPRLVTGSSVVDGRVVFIGYAGGLRVDIPNARVDLEEISPIGNIKMKGFAEVEVDVYNTQGDPKIDGVVKKITGYELNEFKLGDIEGGKVALRGRVLDLSEISGTKGKSKYQMPTGRLDFGGPAAMRLDATITTKSFLLKEPARERERDPKADVGLLSIFGLHRDPRFDPIDGRVDDATVRLHVALGGPEDECKGGFISVASQASVRDVMLFGEHFDAGKGDFEFRWYDPRGGIDGAELFVRALTLHKVQREGKSPVGSVLGSLQLARGGALRGNIAVDGVPLSRIAALGAAAPGVDGAVSVVARVGGTGSAIYVNGDAEVTPVRFRGKKLGASHVHFEMVPAPPKETPRRTTGKCLPPAKPFDLQAYLADTSSAGDYLLSGDLFDRQIMLENVAISREKSPNFSGKALFRKVDLGLVIGMASYSPRSADQLDAVDPVETTGGELSADMQVERLRFDDLANAKVAFAPKSISFFRGDQRIAWQPTPVQILYSDDSIALPPLGFDIASGNNFHGTFTLRGGLARVSSKDPTLDLRAELAPVDLGIFSGIVPKLTRASGKLSGAVRVTGRALQPDISGEARLRDAELTVQGLPSAISSLNVDIVADDEELRITRAKADFAGGVVSLTGRAPLRGNQLGSMEARVVSRGLQLKPGEGVTAAVDTDLRVTYNALATGAGSARLPHVSGEVSLSALEYTRPMAIDVNDALRGGAARTAVKGYDPSLDTVVLGPDLVVRSTAPLRIRNNLVEAQLGLGPQGLQVSGTNQRVGLRGEVRALPGGRLHLLANDFDVQQAIITFEDASKIQPYVDIVASTDFRRFSSGNNVSAQQSVTGRSGASWRINLHAYGEYAEGQDLRLDMTADPALSREDIVLLLTVGLTRTELDQARIGDLGTAIAQAFANVSGTGGAVKQAVNVIDDFRFGSSYSPRTGRTEPQITVGRRLTDDVRASITKSFTDDQIRGNVEWRLSRSTSVQATADNVNNTASASFPNLGVDFRFRLQFE is encoded by the coding sequence ATGCCTCCCTCACTCCTCCTCCCCGTTCAGCGCAAGAAGCGGCGCTTCGCGTGGGGGCGCGCCCTGGCCCTGGTCCTGTCGGTGCTCCTCGCGCTCGTCGGGCTCGTTCCGGTGGGCGTCGCCGCCCTGGCGCGCACGAACCTCGTGCGGGATTTCGCGGCACGGGAGACCGCCAAGCTCATCAAGGAGCAAGGCGTCACGGCCCGCTATGACCTCAGCCTGTCGCTCCTGCCTCTCGCCGTGGAGCTCCGCAACGTCCGCGTCGAGGCGACCGACGGCCGCGGCCCCTTCCTCGAGGCGAGGCGCGCGATGGCGCGCCCCCGGCTCTTCGCGCTCCTGGCCGGCAAGCTCGACATCGACGAGATCGACGTCGAGGGACCCCACGTGCGCGTCGTCATCGGGAAGGACGGCAAGCTCGCGAACCTCAACGTGACCCTGCCCGAGTCGAAGGAGAAGAAGCCGTTTCGCGCGCCGTTCAACGTCGTCAGCGTGAGTGACGCGCACGTCGACTTGGCGGTCGACGCGTTCCACGTCACTCTCGCGGACGTCGACGTCGACGTCACCGCGGAGGAGGTCTCGGCGGTGGCCGCGTCGGACTTCGACATCGCGCTTCGGGTGGGCGTCGCGCGCTCCACCTGGCTCCGCATGGTCGACCCCGGGGACGCGAAGCGGCGCGTCGAGGTCGACTCGGAGGACGACATGCTCTGCGACCTCGACGCCCGCGTCCGCGTGGAGGGAGGGCGCATCCTCGTGCGGCGCTTCATCGCCCACGGCGGCGTCGATCTCGACCCCCTCGGCGACACGTTCACCGGCTGCTCGCTGCCCCACAGCGACAAGCGGCGCCTCGATCTCGAGCTCCACCACACGACGCTCCTCTTGCCGGAGGAGGGCCAGACGTTCCCCCGAGTGGACGGACACCTGCTCGTGCGGGCGCCCATCGCGCTCGCCTCGCGCGTGCCCGGCGCGCCGGACACCGACGGGTGGGTGCGCCTCGAGGGCGAGGCCAAGTTCTCCTCCGTCGACGAGCTGCCCGACTTCAAGGGCATCCTCCACGCCGAAGGCGTACGCGTCGACCACTACACGTTCGCCCAGGAGATTCACGGGGACCTCGTGCTGCGCAAGGAGACCGATCCTGCGCGCAAGGGCTCTCAGGTGCTGGAGAGCCAGCGCCTGACGGTGAGGATCGCGGGAGGGGAGGCCAACCTCACCCGCGTGAGGGTGCGGCCGCTCGAGCCCGCGAGCGAGGACGCCGTGTCGGCCACGGTCGACATCCGTGGCGTCGACTTCGTGAGGCTGATGGCGGAGCTCGGGGTCTCGCAGCACACGCACGTGCGGTGGGACATCGACGAGGTCCACGTGCCGCACTTCGGCGGGTCGCTCGTGCCGCTGAAGCTCGACGCCGACCTCGTCGCCCGCACCGGTGAGTTCGCCGTGTACGACTCGCCGGTCGCCGATCCCGGCCGCTCCCGCATCATCGGGCTGCGGGAGGCGCAGCTGCAGTCGCATTTCGCGGTGCGACCCGACGGCGTGAGCTTCGTCTCCCCCAGGCTCGTCACGGGCAGCAGCGTGGTGGACGGCCGCGTGGTGTTCATCGGCTATGCGGGCGGCCTGCGCGTCGACATCCCGAACGCGCGCGTAGATCTCGAGGAGATTTCGCCGATCGGCAACATCAAGATGAAGGGCTTCGCCGAGGTGGAGGTCGACGTCTACAACACGCAGGGCGATCCGAAGATCGACGGCGTCGTGAAGAAGATCACCGGTTACGAGCTCAACGAGTTCAAGCTGGGCGACATCGAAGGCGGGAAGGTCGCGCTCCGCGGCCGCGTGCTCGATCTCTCCGAGATCTCGGGGACGAAGGGCAAGAGCAAGTACCAGATGCCCACGGGGCGCCTCGACTTTGGCGGGCCGGCCGCGATGCGGCTCGACGCCACGATCACCACGAAGAGCTTCCTCCTGAAGGAGCCCGCCCGCGAACGCGAACGCGACCCCAAGGCCGACGTCGGCCTTCTATCGATCTTCGGCCTCCACCGCGATCCCCGCTTCGATCCGATCGACGGCCGAGTCGACGACGCCACAGTGCGCCTGCACGTGGCGCTAGGCGGCCCGGAGGACGAGTGCAAGGGCGGCTTCATCTCGGTCGCGTCGCAGGCCTCGGTGCGCGACGTGATGCTGTTCGGGGAGCACTTCGACGCGGGGAAGGGCGACTTCGAGTTTCGCTGGTACGACCCGCGCGGCGGCATCGACGGGGCGGAGCTGTTCGTGCGCGCCCTCACCCTCCATAAGGTGCAGCGTGAGGGCAAGAGCCCGGTCGGGTCGGTGCTCGGCTCTCTCCAGCTCGCGAGGGGAGGGGCGCTCCGGGGGAACATCGCCGTCGACGGCGTCCCGCTGTCGCGCATCGCGGCGCTCGGCGCGGCGGCGCCTGGTGTCGACGGCGCCGTGTCCGTCGTCGCCCGCGTGGGCGGCACCGGCAGCGCGATCTACGTGAACGGCGACGCGGAGGTCACGCCGGTCCGCTTTCGCGGCAAGAAGCTCGGCGCATCGCACGTGCACTTCGAGATGGTGCCCGCGCCGCCCAAGGAGACCCCGCGCAGGACGACGGGCAAGTGCCTGCCGCCGGCGAAGCCGTTCGACCTCCAGGCGTACCTCGCGGACACGAGCTCGGCGGGCGACTACTTGCTCTCCGGCGATCTCTTCGATCGCCAGATCATGCTCGAGAACGTCGCGATATCACGGGAGAAATCTCCGAACTTCTCTGGCAAGGCGCTCTTCCGAAAGGTCGACCTCGGCCTCGTGATCGGCATGGCGAGCTACTCCCCGCGCAGCGCCGACCAACTCGACGCCGTCGACCCCGTGGAGACCACCGGCGGCGAGCTCTCGGCGGACATGCAGGTCGAGCGCCTGCGGTTCGACGACCTCGCGAACGCGAAGGTCGCGTTCGCGCCCAAGTCGATCTCGTTCTTCCGCGGTGACCAACGCATCGCGTGGCAGCCCACGCCCGTGCAGATCCTCTACAGCGACGACTCGATCGCGCTGCCGCCGCTCGGCTTCGACATCGCCTCCGGCAACAACTTCCACGGCACGTTCACGCTGCGCGGTGGCCTCGCCCGCGTCTCCAGCAAGGACCCCACGCTCGATCTCCGCGCCGAGCTCGCGCCCGTCGATCTCGGCATCTTCTCCGGCATCGTGCCCAAGCTCACGCGGGCCAGCGGGAAGCTCAGCGGGGCCGTGCGAGTCACCGGGCGCGCGCTGCAGCCGGACATCTCGGGAGAGGCGCGCCTCCGCGACGCCGAGCTCACCGTCCAGGGGCTGCCGAGCGCCATCTCGTCGCTCAACGTCGACATCGTCGCCGACGATGAGGAGCTGAGGATCACCCGCGCGAAGGCGGACTTCGCCGGCGGCGTCGTCTCGCTGACGGGGCGTGCGCCGCTCCGCGGCAATCAGCTCGGCTCGATGGAGGCGCGCGTGGTGTCGCGCGGGCTCCAGCTCAAGCCGGGAGAGGGCGTGACGGCGGCCGTGGATACCGATCTGCGCGTCACCTACAACGCCCTCGCGACGGGCGCGGGCAGCGCGCGCCTGCCGCACGTGTCGGGCGAGGTGTCGCTCTCGGCGCTCGAGTACACCCGCCCCATGGCGATCGACGTGAACGACGCGCTCCGCGGAGGCGCGGCCCGCACGGCCGTGAAGGGCTACGATCCTTCGCTCGACACCGTGGTGCTCGGGCCCGATCTCGTGGTCCGCTCGACCGCCCCGCTGCGGATCCGCAACAACCTCGTGGAGGCGCAGCTCGGCCTCGGGCCGCAGGGGCTCCAGGTCTCGGGCACGAACCAGCGAGTGGGTCTGCGGGGCGAGGTGCGGGCCCTCCCGGGCGGGCGGCTCCACCTGCTCGCGAACGACTTCGACGTCCAGCAGGCCATCATCACGTTCGAGGACGCGTCGAAGATCCAGCCGTACGTCGACATCGTCGCGAGCACCGACTTTCGGCGGTTCTCGAGCGGCAACAACGTGTCGGCGCAGCAGAGCGTGACCGGGAGGAGCGGCGCTTCGTGGCGCATCAACCTGCACGCCTACGGGGAGTACGCCGAGGGGCAGGATCTTCGCCTCGACATGACCGCGGATCCGGCCCTGTCGCGCGAGGACATCGTGCTGCTGCTCACGGTAGGCCTCACCCGCACCGAGCTCGACCAAGCGCGCATCGGCGACCTCGGCACGGCGATCGCCCAGGCGTTCGCGAACGTGAGCGGGACGGGCGGCGCGGTGAAGCAAGCCGTCAATGTCATTGACGATTTTCGATTCGGCAGCTCGTACTCGCCGCGCACGGGCCGCACCGAGCCGCAGATCACGGTCGGCCGTCGCCTCACCGACGACGTGCGCGCGTCGATCACGAAGAGCTTCACCGACGATCAGATCCGCGGGAACGTCGAGTGGCGGCTGTCGCGAAGCACCAGCGTCCAAGCCACCGCGGACAACGTGAACAACACGGCCTCGGCGTCGTTCCCGAACCTCGGCGTCGATTTTCGCTTCCGGCTCCAGTTCGAGTGA
- a CDS encoding BamA/TamA family outer membrane protein produces MRLRPRTDDRAPDHGPPPAGEAPAPPLVGGATLVALGAVAARGRAVVVVVLVAALSLLAGRGAHAGPPAPVAVTPIPSSPPPPTAPSQPHLDEALASVRALEGRVVTRVEAVVEDPLWPDIRAPRLDAPAGTSLSGALARRLLDGALASGQFADGIAMAADDGRGGATLTIRLSPRKIIGAVHVALHDAPITRDEIAREADLAEGGELVARDIPRLKARIASLLARQGFPAANVAIGTSAGRDAAHVVVTIDVVAGPPRRIDRKVFFFTRGKAEDFTTITQAYRVLAGDRASDAAIAAANADLEAKLRAGGFHRAAVTSDLVAAGADVILRVRMDPGPRFSPRFEGNDHYDASVLEAALGVADDPDLSLGHLVQKLSEYYRKRGYLDVEVSAEVRGKLDGPLVVLAFTIREHPRVQVLSREYPCLRESELSRVQDAPRTFPSIGGEIDSYLDEELPGQDFFQSPRPSGLDGLIGPHTAGTRVTPTDLKPRTTYLPDTYDRAVKHVQELYRAEGFLSAEVGPVQVVRPTCAASSPAGTCVPVPVIEQSQGCHLDLEGLPQPLPPPDARLGCTPDRAKGVVCAPYLALRIPIRLGPQSTLYDASFVGVRAFTTRELAKTVALEMGQAASSAKLDEARRRVVDAYQRRGYAFAEATYTLSLSQDRSRAHVRFRVNEQPQVFVAAIKIRGNVYTKLQTIEKRIALEIGKPYGSEEVRKTQERIATLNVFSSVAVALEDPNVPQRNKTVVVTVVERPRHSVEIAPGLSTGEGARVAVEYGHKNLFGRAIGFTALLQLSYLPTAFILDSTARQNYESLPFEARLGSRATVGIQFPEIGLGPLVGFGIDAVGTHDLRRDYYLTKFAFTPSITVRPLREITLQFGQGVEFNNLRILAASNLREYLVGLASQSGVSSDQLFAQARILNLPDGETLVVAQRGVFTWDRRDNPLDATRGTLLVSSVEHVDAYPLLESGGSLADQESHFMKYFNKFSFYLKAPWKLRFASSTSIGVIQQLKSTSTTYPDRLFFLGGQDMRGWYVQQFIPQDDLDSLVAAEGSTDPNRFTLTTAPVRGGDLMAVQRFELRIPLGGPIETVVFSDVGNLWRAVGYPFAKGELPLRADVGTGLRLKTPIAPLAFDFGYNVTRKTLYEDPFAFSFSLGLF; encoded by the coding sequence ATGAGGCTCCGGCCGCGAACGGACGACCGCGCTCCCGACCACGGGCCGCCCCCCGCCGGCGAGGCCCCCGCGCCGCCGCTTGTTGGGGGCGCGACGCTCGTGGCGCTCGGCGCGGTCGCTGCGCGCGGGCGCGCCGTGGTCGTGGTCGTGCTCGTCGCGGCGCTGTCGTTGCTCGCCGGTCGTGGCGCGCACGCGGGCCCGCCCGCGCCGGTGGCGGTCACTCCGATCCCGTCGTCGCCCCCACCGCCTACCGCCCCCAGCCAACCGCACCTCGACGAGGCGCTCGCCTCGGTGCGGGCCCTCGAGGGCCGCGTGGTCACGCGTGTCGAGGCCGTGGTCGAAGACCCGCTCTGGCCGGACATCCGCGCGCCGCGGCTCGACGCTCCCGCGGGCACGAGCCTCTCGGGGGCACTCGCGCGGCGCCTCCTCGACGGCGCGCTCGCGAGCGGTCAGTTCGCCGACGGGATCGCCATGGCCGCCGACGACGGACGCGGCGGCGCCACGCTCACGATCCGCTTGTCGCCTCGCAAGATCATCGGGGCGGTGCACGTCGCGCTCCACGACGCGCCGATCACCCGTGACGAGATCGCCCGGGAGGCCGATCTGGCGGAGGGCGGTGAGCTCGTGGCGCGCGACATCCCGCGGCTGAAGGCGCGCATCGCGTCACTGCTCGCCCGGCAGGGATTTCCCGCCGCCAACGTCGCCATCGGGACGAGCGCCGGCCGCGACGCTGCGCACGTGGTCGTGACGATCGACGTGGTGGCTGGGCCGCCGCGCCGCATCGACCGCAAGGTCTTCTTCTTCACGCGGGGCAAGGCCGAGGACTTCACGACGATCACGCAGGCCTACCGCGTGCTTGCGGGGGACCGCGCGAGCGACGCGGCGATCGCGGCGGCCAACGCCGACCTCGAGGCGAAGCTCCGCGCCGGCGGCTTTCATCGCGCGGCCGTCACGAGCGATCTCGTGGCCGCGGGGGCCGACGTGATCCTGCGCGTGCGCATGGACCCAGGGCCGCGGTTCTCTCCGCGCTTCGAGGGCAACGATCACTACGACGCGTCGGTGCTCGAGGCGGCGCTCGGCGTCGCCGACGACCCGGATCTGTCGCTCGGGCACCTCGTGCAAAAGCTCAGCGAGTACTACCGCAAGCGCGGCTACCTGGACGTCGAGGTGTCCGCGGAGGTGCGCGGCAAGCTCGATGGACCGCTCGTGGTCCTCGCGTTCACGATCCGCGAGCATCCGCGCGTTCAGGTGCTGTCTCGTGAGTACCCCTGCCTGCGCGAGTCCGAGCTGTCGCGCGTGCAAGACGCGCCCCGCACGTTCCCGTCGATCGGCGGCGAGATCGACAGCTACCTCGACGAGGAGCTGCCGGGGCAGGACTTCTTCCAGTCGCCGCGACCGAGCGGCCTCGACGGGCTCATCGGACCGCACACGGCGGGCACACGCGTGACGCCGACCGACCTCAAGCCGCGCACGACCTACCTCCCCGACACCTACGATCGGGCCGTGAAGCACGTGCAGGAGCTCTACCGCGCCGAGGGCTTCCTCTCGGCGGAGGTCGGGCCGGTGCAGGTCGTGCGGCCCACGTGCGCCGCGTCCTCGCCGGCCGGCACCTGCGTGCCGGTGCCCGTCATCGAGCAGAGCCAGGGCTGCCACCTGGATCTCGAGGGCCTGCCGCAGCCGCTGCCCCCGCCAGACGCCCGCCTCGGCTGCACGCCAGACCGGGCGAAGGGCGTCGTGTGCGCGCCCTACCTCGCGCTTCGCATCCCCATCCGGCTCGGCCCGCAGAGCACCCTCTACGATGCGTCGTTCGTGGGGGTTCGCGCGTTCACGACGCGGGAGCTCGCGAAGACCGTGGCGCTCGAGATGGGCCAGGCGGCCAGCTCCGCCAAGCTCGACGAGGCGCGCCGTCGCGTCGTCGATGCCTATCAGCGCCGGGGCTACGCGTTCGCCGAGGCGACCTACACGCTCTCCCTGTCGCAGGATCGCTCGCGCGCGCACGTGCGCTTCCGGGTGAACGAGCAGCCGCAAGTGTTCGTCGCCGCCATCAAGATCCGCGGCAACGTGTACACGAAGCTGCAGACCATCGAGAAGCGCATCGCGCTCGAGATAGGCAAGCCCTACGGGTCCGAGGAGGTGCGCAAGACCCAGGAGCGCATCGCTACGCTCAACGTCTTCTCCAGCGTCGCGGTGGCCCTCGAGGACCCGAACGTCCCTCAGCGCAACAAGACCGTGGTCGTCACGGTGGTCGAGCGACCGCGGCACTCGGTGGAGATCGCGCCCGGCCTCTCCACGGGTGAGGGCGCGCGCGTCGCGGTGGAGTACGGCCACAAGAATCTCTTCGGCCGCGCCATCGGCTTCACGGCCCTGCTCCAGCTCTCGTATCTGCCGACCGCGTTCATCCTCGACAGCACGGCACGCCAGAACTACGAGAGCCTCCCCTTCGAGGCGCGCCTCGGCAGCCGCGCGACGGTGGGCATCCAGTTTCCGGAGATCGGGCTGGGTCCGCTCGTTGGGTTCGGCATCGACGCCGTCGGCACGCACGACCTGAGGCGCGACTACTACCTCACCAAGTTCGCGTTCACGCCGAGCATCACGGTCCGGCCGCTCCGAGAGATCACCCTCCAGTTCGGTCAGGGCGTCGAGTTCAACAACCTCCGTATCCTCGCCGCGAGCAACCTCCGCGAGTACCTCGTTGGGCTCGCCTCCCAGTCCGGCGTCTCGAGCGACCAGCTCTTCGCGCAAGCCCGCATCCTGAACCTCCCCGACGGCGAAACCCTCGTGGTCGCGCAGCGCGGCGTCTTCACGTGGGACCGCAGGGACAACCCCCTCGACGCGACGCGCGGCACGCTGCTCGTCTCCTCGGTCGAGCACGTCGATGCGTATCCGCTCCTCGAGAGCGGCGGCTCCCTGGCCGATCAGGAGAGCCATTTTATGAAATATTTCAACAAGTTCTCCTTCTATCTCAAGGCGCCGTGGAAGCTCCGCTTCGCGTCCTCCACCAGCATCGGCGTCATCCAACAGCTCAAGTCGACCTCCACCACGTACCCCGACCGGCTGTTCTTCCTGGGCGGGCAGGACATGCGCGGCTGGTACGTGCAGCAGTTCATCCCGCAGGACGACCTCGACAGCCTCGTGGCCGCCGAGGGGAGCACCGATCCGAACCGGTTCACGCTCACCACGGCGCCCGTGCGAGGTGGCGATCTCATGGCGGTGCAGCGCTTCGAGCTGCGCATCCCGCTCGGCGGCCCGATCGAGACCGTGGTGTTCTCCGACGTGGGGAACCTCTGGCGCGCCGTGGGATATCCCTTCGCCAAGGGCGAGCTTCCGCTCCGCGCCGACGTCGGCACCGGGCTACGCCTCAAGACGCCGATCGCGCCGCTCGCCTTCGATTTTGGCTACAACGTGACGCGCAAGACGCTCTACGAGGACCCGTTCGCGTTCAGCTTCTCGCTGGGCCTCTTCTGA
- a CDS encoding RNA methyltransferase — protein sequence MRRRSEGVVGADHIVPTLIERVERRDPHEVIARLEPFVTEERRARLQSVFAARLESVAVLFDSPYDPHNGAAVLRSCEAFGVQALHVIERQRPFLVAHTVARGAEKWVDIARHTSVSEAVTRARAAGYELIGTHPEGELAPEALATVPRLMLVLGSEREGIAEELSAACSRRVRVPMRGFVESLNVSVTAAILLSAATRGREGDLSDAAKARLYARGLFFSVNRARELLDDEGEAP from the coding sequence ATGCGGAGGAGGTCGGAGGGAGTCGTCGGGGCGGACCACATCGTGCCCACGCTCATCGAGCGGGTCGAGCGACGCGATCCGCACGAGGTGATCGCTCGGCTCGAGCCGTTCGTCACGGAGGAGCGCCGCGCGCGCCTGCAGAGCGTGTTCGCCGCGCGCCTCGAGAGCGTCGCGGTGCTCTTCGACTCGCCCTACGACCCGCACAACGGGGCCGCCGTGCTGCGCTCGTGCGAGGCGTTCGGCGTGCAGGCGCTCCACGTGATCGAGCGCCAGCGCCCCTTCCTCGTCGCCCACACGGTGGCGCGGGGCGCGGAGAAGTGGGTCGACATCGCGCGCCACACGAGCGTCTCCGAGGCCGTCACGCGCGCCCGGGCCGCCGGCTACGAGCTCATCGGCACTCACCCCGAGGGCGAGCTCGCCCCCGAGGCCCTCGCGACCGTCCCGCGGCTCATGCTGGTGCTCGGCAGCGAGCGCGAGGGCATCGCCGAGGAGCTCTCCGCGGCGTGCTCGCGCCGCGTGCGCGTGCCGATGCGCGGCTTCGTGGAGAGCCTCAACGTGAGCGTCACCGCGGCCATCCTGCTCTCGGCGGCGACGCGCGGCCGCGAAGGCGATCTCTCCGACGCGGCGAAGGCGAGGCTCTACGCGCGCGGCCTGTTCTTCTCGGTGAACCGCGCGCGCGAGCTGCTCGACGACGAAGGAGAGGCGCCATGA
- a CDS encoding zf-TFIIB domain-containing protein, translated as MYREAAAAPPDPGESFCYFCGRRGRADQPCVACRVEMPAIPCACGARCSPFETACPHCRGPLREPDLPPMDCPACAAAHRPAGPLVRFSTDDLTLHGCNTCRGVFVAARAWCSLLLSPHRAPELPAAGPSSGGTLASLNCPACRRELERGAFAGRSGVTVDLCDRHGLWLDADELRGILRFCAEGGRDLSAAEAAPLVLPPPIRMPNTFLQAGLTGGRPGGRAGGLAETLTFGLIAIALAVAVSAIQKCSRDRHSSPGRGVHDAPAPTGAVAGK; from the coding sequence GTGTATCGTGAAGCCGCCGCGGCTCCCCCCGATCCTGGCGAGTCGTTCTGCTACTTCTGCGGCCGCCGGGGAAGGGCCGATCAGCCCTGCGTCGCGTGCCGAGTCGAGATGCCCGCGATCCCGTGTGCGTGCGGGGCGAGGTGCTCTCCCTTCGAGACGGCGTGTCCCCACTGCCGCGGGCCGCTGCGGGAGCCCGACCTCCCGCCGATGGACTGCCCAGCATGCGCTGCGGCGCACCGGCCAGCCGGGCCGCTCGTGCGCTTCTCCACGGACGATCTCACGCTGCACGGGTGCAACACGTGCCGTGGGGTGTTCGTCGCCGCGCGCGCGTGGTGTTCGCTGCTCCTCTCGCCGCACCGCGCGCCCGAGCTCCCGGCCGCGGGACCGTCGAGCGGAGGGACCCTCGCGTCCTTGAATTGCCCGGCGTGCCGGCGGGAGCTCGAGCGTGGCGCTTTCGCTGGGCGTTCGGGCGTCACCGTCGACCTCTGCGACCGCCACGGCCTGTGGCTCGACGCCGACGAGCTCCGCGGGATCCTCCGGTTCTGCGCGGAGGGCGGCCGCGACTTGTCGGCCGCGGAGGCTGCCCCGCTGGTGCTGCCCCCGCCGATCCGCATGCCGAACACGTTTCTGCAGGCGGGGCTGACGGGGGGCCGGCCCGGGGGCCGGGCCGGAGGGCTGGCGGAGACCTTGACCTTCGGGCTGATCGCGATCGCGCTCGCGGTCGCCGTCTCGGCGATTCAGAAGTGCTCGCGCGATCGCCATTCGTCCCCGGGCAGGGGTGTGCACGACGCCCCCGCGCCGACGGGAGCCGTCGCCGGCAAGTGA
- a CDS encoding CDGSH iron-sulfur domain-containing protein, with protein MPPTDKKPRNQVKVTFFKNGPLQVKGPVTLFDGDTQTEIVPDELPVYLCRCGASKNKPFCDGAHNRIGFNGACVKGARG; from the coding sequence ATGCCCCCCACCGACAAGAAGCCCAGAAACCAGGTGAAGGTCACCTTCTTCAAGAATGGCCCTCTGCAAGTCAAGGGGCCCGTCACGCTCTTCGACGGCGACACCCAGACCGAGATCGTGCCCGACGAGCTCCCCGTGTACTTGTGCCGCTGCGGCGCGAGCAAGAACAAGCCCTTCTGCGACGGCGCGCACAACCGCATCGGCTTCAACGGCGCGTGCGTGAAGGGCGCGCGCGGCTGA